One Mycolicibacterium goodii genomic region harbors:
- the modA gene encoding molybdate ABC transporter substrate-binding protein: MIRMISALLCLLLVAGCTPAREDNGGHLTVFAAASLKSVFTELGEQFESDNPGTTVEFNFAGSSDLVTQLTQGAPADVFASADTPNMDKAIDAGLVHGDPVDFATNTLTIVTAPGNPKNIRTFADLARPGISIVVCAPQVPCGSATEKIETATGVTLSPVSEESAVTDVLGKVTSGQADAGLVYVTDAKGAGDDVTAIGFPEAAAAVNTYPIATLKDSAHREAAQRFVALVVSPDGRKVLSGKGFVAP; the protein is encoded by the coding sequence ATGATACGGATGATCAGCGCACTACTGTGCCTCCTACTGGTCGCCGGATGCACACCGGCTCGAGAAGACAACGGTGGTCACCTCACGGTCTTTGCGGCCGCCTCACTCAAATCGGTGTTCACCGAACTCGGCGAGCAGTTCGAAAGCGACAACCCCGGTACCACGGTCGAGTTCAACTTCGCGGGCTCCTCCGATCTCGTCACGCAACTGACCCAGGGCGCCCCCGCGGACGTGTTCGCGTCGGCCGACACGCCCAACATGGACAAGGCGATCGATGCCGGACTGGTCCACGGCGACCCCGTGGACTTCGCCACCAACACGTTGACGATCGTCACAGCACCGGGAAACCCCAAGAACATCAGGACCTTCGCTGACCTGGCGAGGCCCGGTATCTCGATCGTCGTGTGCGCGCCGCAGGTGCCGTGCGGATCGGCGACCGAGAAGATCGAGACGGCGACCGGGGTCACGCTGTCGCCGGTCAGCGAGGAGTCCGCGGTCACCGATGTACTGGGCAAGGTGACCTCGGGGCAGGCCGACGCGGGCCTGGTGTACGTGACCGACGCCAAGGGCGCCGGCGATGATGTCACCGCGATCGGTTTCCCGGAAGCCGCGGCCGCCGTGAACACCTACCCCATCGCCACGCTGAAGGACTCCGCCCACCGCGAGGCCGCGCAGCGGTTCGTGGCCCTCGTCGTCAGCCCCGATGGCCGAAAGGTGCTTTCCGGCAAGGGTTTCGTCGCGCCGTGA
- a CDS encoding hydroxymethylglutaryl-CoA lyase, with protein sequence MIVREPRAYTPRAELRDVTLRDGLQLTAKTLPTELKVEVIRELLRIGVPALEIGSMARADLVPTLADTLDVVAALTPEELERCWIWVATPRHVEKAAAAGARKFQYCLSASDSHNLANVGRDTETSVAALPDAIRIAADAGGAVQLCIATAFTCPFEGLMDPRRVWGIVADPRTTGTVDVVVCDTIGQAVPTQVSELIHGLHPVIGERRIVFHGHDTWGLGVANTLAAIDAGATMVDGSLGGLGGCPFAPGASGNTSSEDLLFALRPDWLTPAAFESLVRLSEKILAELGEPNRSKAAQGARSKATAFPWVITT encoded by the coding sequence ATGATCGTTCGGGAGCCCCGCGCCTACACCCCACGTGCCGAGTTGCGCGACGTCACCCTGCGCGACGGGCTGCAACTGACCGCCAAGACGCTGCCGACCGAGCTCAAGGTCGAGGTCATCCGTGAGCTGCTGCGTATCGGTGTGCCTGCGTTGGAGATCGGGTCGATGGCCCGCGCCGACCTGGTGCCGACCCTGGCCGACACCCTCGACGTCGTGGCGGCCCTGACGCCCGAGGAGCTTGAGCGGTGCTGGATCTGGGTTGCCACCCCACGGCACGTCGAGAAGGCCGCCGCGGCGGGAGCCAGAAAGTTCCAGTACTGCCTGTCGGCGTCGGACTCGCACAACTTGGCCAACGTCGGTCGCGACACCGAGACCAGCGTCGCGGCGCTGCCCGATGCGATCCGGATCGCCGCCGATGCCGGCGGCGCGGTCCAGCTGTGCATCGCCACGGCGTTCACCTGCCCGTTCGAGGGGCTCATGGATCCCAGACGGGTGTGGGGAATCGTGGCGGATCCGCGGACGACGGGAACGGTCGACGTCGTCGTGTGTGACACCATCGGCCAGGCGGTCCCCACACAGGTCAGTGAACTCATCCACGGACTGCATCCGGTGATTGGTGAGCGGCGCATCGTCTTTCACGGCCACGACACGTGGGGGCTCGGAGTGGCCAACACCCTGGCCGCCATCGACGCCGGCGCGACGATGGTCGACGGCTCACTAGGCGGTCTCGGGGGCTGCCCGTTCGCGCCCGGCGCCAGCGGCAACACCTCCAGTGAGGATCTCCTGTTCGCGCTGCGGCCGGACTGGCTCACACCGGCTGCGTTCGAATCGCTGGTGCGACTGTCGGAGAAGATCCTCGCCGAATTGGGGGAGCCCAACCGGTCCAAGGCCGCGCAGGGCGCGAGATCCAAGGCCACCGCGTTCCCGTGGGTCATCACCACCTGA
- a CDS encoding SDR family oxidoreductase, whose amino-acid sequence MRSQSGRIAAGATCNDNGSVQKVVIITGAGSGIGQATAQVLLDAGHHVVLAGRRADPLRDTARGRPNARVVPTDVADPASVRALFADAVTAFGRVDVLFNNAGVFGPAASVAEIDDEQWQRTWRTNVDGAVFCAREAARVMAEQLPRGGRIINNGSLSAHRPRPKSLAYTVTKHAISGLTASMLLDLRSVDICVTQIDIGNAATTMTAGFSHQTLQANGALAAEPTFDVVHVARAVAHLVDLPLEVAVPSLTVMAREMPFYGRG is encoded by the coding sequence ATGCGATCTCAATCCGGCCGAATCGCCGCGGGCGCGACATGCAACGACAATGGGTCCGTGCAGAAAGTCGTGATCATCACCGGAGCCGGCAGTGGAATCGGCCAGGCGACCGCGCAGGTGTTGCTGGACGCGGGCCATCACGTGGTACTTGCCGGTCGTCGAGCCGATCCGCTGCGTGACACCGCGCGGGGACGTCCGAACGCACGGGTGGTGCCCACCGACGTCGCCGATCCGGCGTCGGTGCGCGCGTTGTTCGCCGACGCGGTGACGGCCTTCGGGCGAGTCGACGTGCTGTTCAACAACGCCGGTGTGTTCGGGCCCGCCGCGTCGGTTGCCGAGATCGACGACGAGCAGTGGCAGCGCACGTGGCGCACCAACGTCGACGGTGCGGTGTTCTGTGCACGGGAGGCGGCGCGTGTCATGGCCGAACAGTTGCCGCGCGGCGGCCGGATCATCAACAACGGTTCGTTGTCGGCCCACCGGCCACGCCCCAAGAGCCTCGCCTACACCGTCACCAAGCACGCCATCAGCGGTCTGACGGCGTCGATGTTGTTGGATCTACGCAGCGTCGACATCTGCGTGACCCAAATCGACATCGGCAACGCCGCAACGACGATGACGGCGGGCTTCAGTCACCAGACCCTCCAGGCGAACGGCGCACTGGCGGCAGAGCCGACGTTCGACGTGGTGCACGTGGCGCGTGCGGTGGCCCACCTCGTGGATCTGCCGCTCGAAGTCGCGGTGCCGTCGCTGACCGTGATGGCCCGCGAGATGCCGTTCTACGGTCGCGGCTGA
- a CDS encoding GntP family permease, with amino-acid sequence MSETAIVINTAVAILAVVVMIVRFKFNPVVSLVVGSAYLGLAVGLGVEKTIEAITTGFGDIMAEVGLLIAFGVLMGAILQQTGAIERLVETLLRWFGPKRMPYAMSLTIATALQSIFLDVLLVISAPLARNLATRIGKNGTARMAAAMAIGLECGIVLTVPGVGALALAGLLGVPLGKMLLFGLCLVIPTVAISVAIMSFLFNHGWWDPERDEQPFLGAEPTVETDGSDAVGGSAATEPTSTPTGASATATTAVKPKGDTKTQTPLLVLFGPMLASLVLIATGAILDAAEIEIPVVKFISSPVIALLIGLIGTSFVGRRVQGAKAIETAIATGFKESGQILILTGVGGSLAATIKAAGLGDILGEYFTASTAAPLLVVWVIAAALHVAVGSVTISAITSAGILAPVAPIIGLDPVLIALAAGAGSLFAVHVTSNTFWLLQSLMGQSTRGALKTVTVGVSVASVVAILLLLPASLLF; translated from the coding sequence ATGTCAGAAACCGCAATAGTGATCAACACTGCGGTCGCAATCCTCGCGGTGGTCGTGATGATCGTGAGGTTCAAGTTCAACCCCGTGGTCTCCCTCGTGGTCGGGTCCGCATATCTCGGCCTGGCCGTCGGTCTGGGTGTCGAGAAAACCATCGAGGCGATCACCACGGGATTCGGCGACATCATGGCCGAGGTCGGCCTGCTGATCGCCTTCGGCGTGCTGATGGGGGCGATCCTGCAGCAGACCGGCGCGATCGAGCGGTTGGTGGAGACCCTGTTGCGCTGGTTCGGCCCCAAACGGATGCCGTACGCCATGTCGCTGACGATCGCGACCGCGCTGCAATCGATCTTCCTCGACGTGCTGCTGGTCATCTCGGCGCCGTTGGCGCGCAACCTCGCCACGCGGATCGGGAAGAACGGCACCGCGCGGATGGCCGCGGCCATGGCGATCGGGCTGGAGTGCGGCATCGTGCTGACCGTGCCGGGTGTGGGTGCGCTCGCGCTTGCCGGCCTGCTGGGTGTTCCGCTCGGCAAGATGCTGCTGTTCGGCCTGTGTCTGGTGATCCCGACCGTGGCGATCTCGGTGGCCATCATGTCGTTCCTGTTCAACCACGGCTGGTGGGATCCCGAGCGCGACGAACAGCCGTTCCTCGGTGCCGAACCCACCGTGGAAACCGATGGTTCCGATGCTGTCGGCGGGTCTGCCGCCACGGAGCCGACGTCGACACCGACCGGTGCTTCGGCCACCGCGACGACGGCCGTGAAACCCAAGGGCGACACCAAGACCCAGACACCGCTGCTGGTCCTGTTCGGCCCGATGCTGGCATCGCTGGTGCTGATCGCCACCGGTGCGATCCTCGACGCGGCCGAAATCGAGATCCCCGTCGTCAAATTCATCTCGTCACCGGTGATCGCGCTGTTGATCGGCCTCATCGGGACCAGCTTCGTCGGCCGCCGCGTCCAGGGTGCCAAGGCCATCGAGACCGCCATCGCCACGGGGTTCAAAGAGAGTGGGCAGATCCTGATCCTCACGGGTGTCGGCGGATCACTGGCCGCCACGATCAAGGCCGCCGGTCTCGGCGACATCCTCGGCGAGTACTTCACGGCCAGCACCGCCGCACCGCTGCTCGTGGTGTGGGTCATCGCCGCGGCGCTGCACGTGGCCGTCGGATCGGTCACGATCTCGGCGATCACCTCGGCCGGCATCCTGGCTCCCGTCGCGCCGATCATCGGCTTGGATCCCGTGCTGATCGCGCTCGCCGCCGGTGCCGGTTCCCTGTTCGCCGTTCACGTCACCAGCAACACCTTCTGGCTGCTGCAGTCGCTGATGGGACAGTCCACTCGCGGTGCCCTCAAGACCGTCACGGTGGGGGTGTCGGTGGCCTCGGTGGTCGCGATCCTGCTCCTGCTGCCTGCCAGCCTGCTCTTCTGA
- a CDS encoding cytochrome P450 family protein, which yields MIDNIILDEQFTQDPEALYRKLRSTAPVCEVELVGGVRGWLVTRYADAMALLKDPRVIKDHAKALPRLPQDQARPYSSPLLHRHMLNLDPPEHTRLRRFVVQAFTPRAVARMQPIIDAIADELLDDIDLRSADASVDLIAHYAEPLPIQVIGELLGVAMEYARPFRAAVTPLLTSTTHDEKADAEQTTVEILNDLIEQKTRAPGEDLLSAMIQASVDGGGLTHNELVSMCFLLIVAGYETTVNLIGNGTLALLNNPPQLDKVRADPELTANTIEEILRFDGPVNIATMRFTTADVDVDGVVIPANETVLISLLSANRDQARFDDADHFDVERNTRGHIAFGHGIHYCLGAPLARMEGITAIGRLIQRYDRISLDRTAELRYHNGTLMHGLKSLPVRLSRPPVTAVSQPRP from the coding sequence TTGATCGACAACATCATTCTGGACGAACAGTTCACCCAGGATCCCGAGGCGCTCTACCGGAAGCTGCGATCGACGGCGCCGGTGTGCGAAGTCGAGCTCGTCGGGGGAGTGCGCGGATGGCTGGTCACCCGGTACGCCGACGCGATGGCGCTGCTGAAGGACCCACGCGTGATCAAGGATCACGCCAAAGCGCTCCCCCGGTTACCGCAAGATCAGGCGCGGCCGTACAGCTCACCGCTGTTGCACAGGCACATGTTGAACCTCGACCCACCCGAACACACGCGTCTACGCCGGTTCGTGGTGCAGGCATTCACCCCGCGGGCGGTGGCACGTATGCAACCGATCATCGACGCGATCGCTGACGAGTTGCTCGACGACATCGACCTCAGGAGCGCAGACGCATCGGTCGACCTCATCGCCCACTATGCCGAACCGCTGCCGATCCAGGTCATCGGCGAACTGCTCGGCGTCGCCATGGAATACGCCAGGCCTTTCCGGGCCGCGGTCACGCCGCTGCTGACCAGTACCACCCATGACGAGAAGGCGGATGCCGAACAGACGACCGTCGAGATCCTCAACGACCTCATCGAGCAGAAGACCCGCGCGCCCGGCGAGGACCTGTTGTCGGCGATGATCCAAGCTTCCGTCGACGGAGGCGGGTTGACCCACAACGAACTGGTGTCGATGTGCTTCCTGCTGATCGTCGCCGGATACGAGACGACCGTGAATCTCATCGGCAACGGAACGCTCGCGTTGCTCAACAATCCGCCACAACTCGACAAGGTCCGCGCCGATCCGGAGTTGACGGCCAACACCATCGAGGAGATCCTGCGCTTCGACGGTCCGGTCAACATCGCGACGATGCGGTTCACCACGGCCGACGTCGACGTCGACGGTGTCGTCATCCCGGCCAACGAAACGGTGCTCATCTCACTGCTCTCGGCCAATCGGGACCAGGCCCGCTTCGATGACGCGGACCACTTCGACGTCGAGCGAAACACCCGCGGCCACATCGCATTCGGTCACGGCATCCACTACTGTCTCGGTGCGCCCCTGGCTCGCATGGAGGGAATCACGGCCATCGGCCGCCTGATCCAGCGGTACGACCGCATCAGCCTCGATCGCACCGCAGAACTCCGGTATCACAACGGCACGCTGATGCACGGTCTCAAGTCGCTGCCCGTTCGGCTGTCCAGGCCGCCGGTGACGGCCGTGTCTCAGCCGCGACCGTAG
- a CDS encoding acyltransferase family protein, producing MLSAVLSASRRNRPGDSFVQITQSDPVLAAAVERRAPDDLTGLVGIAIAWVMIGQVWFGQVDGGVDILLVVVGFVFGRRLLRTCDARATARWLVRRWMPALIVVIAACAVLTVLIQPQTRWEDFADQTLASLGFYQNWQILGSAEDYLQASEAVTPLYHLWVVSAAAQILLIVLVLAGLSGLGARRAAQKRRRTILVASVAIATVASLVYATITSTDNELLTYYSSLARAWELLAGVLAAACVTRVHWPRWLRSPTVLVGVATLVASGTLLGGMQQYPGPWALIPVGATVLIILAAANAPTWAHRVLSCAPAAGLGAMAYSLYLWHWPLLIFWFAYTNDDAVGVTAGTIVVLVSVGLAWLTRRCAERRQAEPAPHTHRGWLGGSLIVLMMVTLTVTSFAWRGHVAGARAGGADLSTLPLRDYPGGLALVENRKVAKLPMRPSALEASHDVPPSTLDGCVTNFPDTDVNVCVYGDPKAQRTIALAGGSHSEHWLTALHTLGRQHGFRVTTYLKMGCPLTTKEVPLIAGPFEPYPACRTWADAAMRRIIDDRPDYVFFTTTRPVLNGPGDYVPDYYLGIWDELSANGIRMLGIRDTPWMIRDGRFFAPVDCLSDGGDADSCGMPRHEALAQRNPTLDHLADYPLMDVLDLSDAVCRPDRCRAVEGNVLIYHDIHHLSATYVRTLADELARQLSDATGWW from the coding sequence ATGCTCTCTGCGGTCTTGTCGGCGTCGAGGCGTAACCGCCCAGGGGATTCATTCGTGCAGATAACACAGAGCGATCCGGTCCTCGCGGCCGCAGTCGAGCGGCGGGCCCCCGATGATCTCACCGGGCTGGTCGGCATTGCGATCGCGTGGGTGATGATCGGCCAGGTCTGGTTCGGTCAGGTCGACGGCGGTGTCGACATTCTCCTGGTGGTCGTGGGATTCGTCTTCGGCCGTCGTCTGCTGCGCACGTGTGACGCGCGGGCCACGGCGCGGTGGCTGGTTCGGCGGTGGATGCCCGCCCTGATCGTCGTGATCGCCGCGTGCGCGGTGCTGACCGTGCTGATCCAACCGCAGACCCGGTGGGAGGACTTCGCCGATCAGACGCTCGCCAGTTTGGGCTTCTACCAGAACTGGCAGATCCTCGGATCCGCCGAGGACTACCTGCAGGCCAGTGAGGCGGTGACGCCGCTGTATCACCTGTGGGTGGTCTCGGCCGCGGCCCAGATCCTGCTCATCGTGCTGGTGCTCGCCGGATTGTCCGGCCTCGGGGCCCGCCGTGCCGCGCAAAAGCGTCGGCGCACGATCCTGGTGGCGTCGGTCGCGATCGCGACGGTTGCCTCCCTGGTCTACGCGACCATCACGAGCACCGACAACGAGTTGTTGACCTACTACAGCAGCCTCGCGCGGGCGTGGGAACTGCTGGCCGGGGTGCTGGCCGCGGCGTGTGTCACGAGGGTGCACTGGCCGCGGTGGCTGCGTTCGCCGACCGTCCTCGTCGGGGTGGCGACGCTTGTGGCGTCGGGCACGTTGCTCGGCGGAATGCAGCAGTACCCCGGCCCGTGGGCGCTCATCCCGGTCGGCGCGACCGTGCTGATCATCCTTGCCGCCGCGAACGCACCGACCTGGGCGCACAGGGTGTTGAGCTGTGCGCCGGCGGCCGGTCTCGGTGCCATGGCCTACTCGCTGTACCTGTGGCACTGGCCGCTGCTGATCTTCTGGTTCGCCTACACCAACGACGACGCCGTCGGCGTGACCGCGGGGACGATCGTGGTGCTGGTGTCCGTCGGCCTCGCATGGCTCACGCGGCGGTGCGCCGAACGGCGCCAGGCCGAACCGGCGCCGCACACCCACCGCGGTTGGTTGGGCGGCTCGCTCATTGTGCTGATGATGGTGACGCTGACGGTGACATCGTTCGCGTGGCGGGGACACGTCGCCGGCGCCCGCGCCGGCGGAGCCGATCTGAGCACGCTGCCGCTGCGCGACTATCCAGGTGGGCTGGCGCTCGTCGAGAATCGCAAGGTCGCCAAACTGCCGATGCGTCCCTCGGCGCTGGAGGCCTCCCACGACGTGCCGCCGTCGACTCTCGATGGGTGTGTCACCAACTTTCCCGACACCGACGTCAACGTGTGCGTGTACGGAGATCCGAAGGCCCAGCGCACGATCGCGCTTGCGGGTGGCTCCCACTCCGAGCACTGGCTGACCGCGCTGCATACCTTGGGTCGCCAACATGGCTTCCGGGTCACCACGTATCTAAAGATGGGATGTCCGCTCACCACCAAAGAGGTGCCGCTGATCGCCGGACCGTTCGAGCCGTATCCGGCGTGCCGTACGTGGGCGGACGCGGCGATGCGGCGCATCATCGACGACCGGCCCGACTACGTCTTCTTCACCACGACGCGCCCGGTACTCAACGGGCCTGGTGATTATGTCCCGGACTACTATCTGGGCATCTGGGACGAGTTGTCGGCCAACGGGATTCGCATGCTCGGGATCCGCGATACGCCGTGGATGATCCGCGACGGGCGCTTCTTCGCGCCCGTGGACTGCCTGTCCGACGGCGGCGACGCGGACTCGTGCGGGATGCCACGTCACGAGGCGCTGGCCCAGCGCAACCCGACCCTGGATCATCTGGCCGACTACCCGCTGATGGACGTGCTCGATCTCAGCGATGCGGTGTGTCGGCCCGACCGCTGCCGAGCGGTCGAAGGCAACGTGCTGATCTACCACGACATCCATCACCTGTCCGCGACCTACGTCCGGACCCTCGCCGATGAACTCGCGAGGCAACTCTCCGACGCCACCGGTTGGTGGTGA
- a CDS encoding CaiB/BaiF CoA transferase family protein, protein MTDKDIRPLAGIRVLELGNYIAAPTAGRMLADFGAEVIKVERPGTGDELRNWRLYAGSTSMLYRTINRNKKSIVLDLKSDAGRAVVLDLLRHCDVLLENFRPGTLEKWGLGPDRLNEVNPNLVITRISAFGQTGPMSDRPGFAAVAEAYGGLRELVGDPDRPPVRTGVSIGDSIAGIYAAFGTVMALFQRERASVPAEVPLPQRIIDVALNESILSVMESLIPDYLAYGVQRRRVGGRMEGIAPSNAYPCADGTSIIVAGNGDAIYQRYMRIIGRPDLATDPELQTNAGRWARRDELDEAISAWTSRHTRDEALKLLDEAGVPSGPIYTAADICEDQQYEARNMIQQFDVDTGGAEPQPVGFPGIVPVIGGASLPIRNVGPDLGEHTHEVLSTLLGFTDDEIEALA, encoded by the coding sequence ATGACTGACAAAGATATTCGTCCACTGGCCGGGATTCGCGTACTCGAACTCGGCAACTACATCGCCGCACCCACCGCGGGACGTATGCTCGCCGACTTCGGCGCCGAGGTGATCAAGGTCGAGCGTCCGGGCACCGGTGACGAGCTGCGAAACTGGCGCCTCTACGCGGGCAGCACGTCGATGCTGTACCGCACCATCAACCGCAACAAGAAATCGATCGTGCTCGACCTCAAGTCCGATGCCGGCCGCGCCGTCGTGTTGGACCTGTTGCGCCACTGTGACGTACTGCTGGAGAATTTCCGGCCCGGAACACTCGAGAAGTGGGGGCTGGGGCCGGACCGGCTCAATGAGGTGAATCCGAACCTGGTGATCACGCGCATCTCGGCCTTCGGGCAGACCGGCCCGATGTCGGACCGCCCGGGCTTCGCCGCGGTCGCCGAAGCGTACGGCGGGCTGCGCGAACTGGTCGGTGACCCTGACCGTCCGCCGGTGCGCACCGGCGTGTCCATCGGTGATTCGATCGCAGGCATCTACGCGGCCTTCGGTACGGTGATGGCGTTGTTCCAGCGTGAGCGCGCCAGCGTGCCCGCCGAAGTCCCACTGCCGCAACGGATCATCGACGTCGCATTGAACGAGTCGATCCTCTCGGTGATGGAATCGCTGATCCCCGACTACCTCGCCTACGGCGTTCAGCGTCGACGGGTCGGCGGCCGCATGGAAGGGATCGCCCCCAGCAATGCCTACCCGTGCGCCGACGGCACCAGCATCATCGTCGCCGGCAACGGCGACGCGATCTATCAGCGGTACATGCGCATCATCGGCCGCCCGGATCTGGCAACGGATCCGGAACTGCAGACCAACGCCGGGCGCTGGGCCCGCCGCGACGAACTCGACGAGGCGATCTCGGCGTGGACCAGCAGGCACACCCGCGACGAGGCGCTCAAACTGCTCGACGAGGCCGGCGTGCCGTCCGGACCGATCTACACCGCCGCCGACATCTGCGAAGACCAACAGTACGAGGCGCGGAACATGATCCAGCAATTCGACGTCGACACCGGCGGCGCCGAGCCGCAGCCGGTCGGTTTTCCGGGGATCGTCCCGGTCATCGGCGGTGCGTCGCTGCCGATCCGCAACGTGGGCCCCGATCTCGGTGAGCACACCCACGAGGTGCTGTCGACGCTGCTCGGCTTCACCGACGACGAAATCGAGGCGCTGGCATGA
- a CDS encoding TOBE domain-containing protein has protein sequence MSTIRIRDAAALLGVSDDTVRRWIDSGALPASKDDAGRKVIAGDVLAAFAQEHATPPPDPTGIASSARNRFVGLVTKVTAEGVMAEVQMQCGPFQVVSLMSSESVSSLGLEPGKVAVAVVKATTVIVETPGGSS, from the coding sequence GTGTCGACGATCCGGATCCGGGACGCCGCGGCCCTGCTGGGCGTCAGCGACGACACGGTGCGCCGCTGGATCGACAGCGGCGCACTACCGGCGAGCAAGGACGATGCCGGCCGCAAGGTCATCGCCGGCGATGTCCTTGCCGCATTCGCGCAGGAGCACGCCACTCCCCCGCCAGACCCGACCGGTATCGCCAGTTCGGCCCGCAACCGGTTCGTCGGTCTTGTCACGAAGGTGACCGCCGAGGGAGTGATGGCTGAGGTCCAGATGCAGTGCGGACCGTTTCAGGTCGTGTCACTGATGAGCAGTGAATCGGTTTCATCGCTCGGTCTGGAACCCGGGAAGGTGGCCGTGGCGGTCGTCAAGGCGACCACGGTGATCGTCGAAACCCCGGGAGGCAGTTCATGA